From Paenibacillus sp. V4I7, one genomic window encodes:
- a CDS encoding ABC transporter ATP-binding protein, which produces MQTLETRNLNLTYGNENIIEQLNLSIPKGKITVFIGSNGCGKSTLLRAMARLMKPAKGEIILDGKHIAGIPTKEIAKSLSILPQGPIAPEGLTVFQLVKQGRYPYQHWLKQWSDEDERLVKEALRVTKTTELAEMSVDSLSGGQRQRAWIAMTLAQGTQTILLDEPTTYLDMAHQVDILDLLFELNEREQRTIVMVLHDLNLACRYAHHLVAIKDKTVYAQGKPEDVINSELVRHVFGMECEILLDPFFATPMCIPKGKGRRSDKLESKAIEFINEAKEESKNELIRI; this is translated from the coding sequence GTGCAAACATTAGAGACAAGAAATCTAAATTTAACCTACGGAAACGAAAACATAATCGAACAGCTAAACCTGTCTATTCCAAAAGGGAAGATTACCGTATTTATCGGTTCAAATGGCTGCGGTAAATCAACGCTCCTTCGTGCGATGGCTCGTTTAATGAAGCCTGCAAAGGGAGAAATCATTCTGGATGGCAAGCATATCGCGGGTATTCCAACCAAGGAAATAGCTAAGAGTCTATCCATTTTGCCGCAGGGCCCGATTGCTCCGGAAGGGTTAACCGTGTTCCAGTTAGTTAAACAAGGACGGTATCCGTATCAGCATTGGTTAAAGCAGTGGTCAGATGAAGATGAGCGTCTTGTGAAAGAGGCCTTGCGCGTAACCAAAACAACAGAATTAGCTGAAATGTCAGTCGATTCCTTGTCAGGTGGACAACGGCAGCGGGCGTGGATAGCAATGACATTGGCTCAAGGGACACAAACGATATTGTTAGACGAACCGACAACGTATTTGGATATGGCCCACCAAGTCGATATTTTGGATTTGCTATTTGAGTTAAACGAACGAGAACAGAGAACAATTGTTATGGTTCTTCATGACCTTAATTTGGCTTGCCGGTATGCCCATCATCTGGTTGCTATTAAAGATAAAACCGTTTACGCGCAAGGGAAACCGGAGGATGTGATCAATTCGGAACTTGTCCGGCATGTGTTTGGAATGGAATGTGAAATTTTGTTGGATCCATTCTTTGCTACGCCAATGTGCATTCCCAAGGGTAAAGGAAGAAGGTCTGACAAGCTCGAATCGAAAGCAATCGAATTTATAAATGAAGCCAAGGAGGAATCGAAAAATGAACTCATTAGAATATAA
- a CDS encoding iron chelate uptake ABC transporter family permease subunit, with translation MKLHVPIRFKRGEVSFLVHKKAAAMTVVLLIVCAVIAIVSTGLGEMYISPTDVIRGIMGIGAEDHAMVIQKLRLPRIVVSMLVGASLAAAGAILQGIIRNPLASPDMMGITGGASVAAVTFLTYFAGIVSIRWLPVTAMIGAAVVSAILYLLAWKRGVTPIRLILVGIGMSSLMSAATTMMIVFSPSYDPSQAYLWLTGSVYASNWENVFTVLPWTVILIPLAFLLARHVNIGQLGDDIAASTGSAVEVNRLLLLLISVALAGSAVSVAGGIGFIGLIAPHMARKLVGSSFESVLPVSALLGSAIVMLADLAGRTFFLPLDVPVGVFTSAVGAPFFIYLLYTKRNSR, from the coding sequence ATGAAGCTGCATGTTCCTATTCGATTCAAGCGCGGAGAAGTCTCTTTTTTAGTACATAAGAAAGCGGCAGCGATGACCGTGGTTTTACTAATTGTTTGCGCGGTCATTGCCATTGTAAGTACAGGGTTGGGAGAAATGTACATCTCTCCTACCGATGTAATTAGAGGCATTATGGGGATTGGGGCAGAAGATCATGCGATGGTCATTCAAAAACTGCGGCTCCCGCGCATTGTCGTTTCTATGCTAGTAGGTGCTTCACTGGCTGCAGCTGGAGCTATTTTGCAGGGGATTATTCGTAATCCATTGGCTTCACCCGATATGATGGGCATTACAGGGGGAGCTTCCGTTGCAGCAGTAACCTTCCTAACTTATTTCGCTGGCATAGTAAGCATTCGTTGGCTGCCTGTCACGGCGATGATTGGCGCAGCAGTCGTATCAGCTATTTTGTATTTGCTTGCCTGGAAAAGAGGGGTCACACCCATTCGGCTTATTTTGGTGGGAATCGGGATGTCATCTCTGATGTCTGCTGCTACAACGATGATGATTGTTTTTAGCCCAAGTTACGATCCAAGCCAAGCCTATTTATGGCTTACGGGGTCGGTCTACGCTTCTAACTGGGAAAATGTATTCACTGTACTACCTTGGACGGTTATTCTGATCCCACTCGCCTTTCTGTTAGCTCGCCATGTCAATATTGGACAACTGGGGGACGATATAGCGGCAAGCACAGGAAGCGCGGTCGAGGTTAATCGTTTATTGCTGCTGCTTATCAGTGTGGCATTAGCGGGTTCGGCAGTTTCTGTGGCGGGTGGCATTGGATTTATTGGTTTAATAGCACCGCATATGGCACGTAAGTTGGTCGGTTCGAGCTTCGAGAGTGTATTACCTGTATCTGCTTTGCTCGGGAGCGCTATTGTCATGCTGGCTGATCTGGCAGGGAGAACGTTTTTTTTACCATTGGATGTTCCGGTCGGGGTGTTCACATCAGCTGTAGGTGCACCTTTTTTCATCTATTTGCTGTACACGAAACGCAATTCAAGATAG
- a CDS encoding iron ABC transporter permease yields the protein MNLINTSLWRAAGLFAFVLILLCSFVSSILFGATQYDWHTAWSSVFHYDENVSDQIIIRTTRVPRACIAAAIGASLAIAGALMQTLTRNPLASPSVLGVNAGATFFVVLAAVAFSVSSMQLLMWISFLGAAIGAVFVYILGSLGRDGLTPLKIVLAGAAMTALFSSFTQGILVLNKQGLSTVLFWLTGTIAGRSPEMIISVFPYMAVSWVAAWFIARDMNLLMMGEDTAKGLGQKTIWVKSAAGIIVVVLAGCSVSVAGPIGFIGIVIPHISRFFIGIDHRWVIPYCAVLGAILLILADLIARFIMIPEEMPVGVMTAIIGAPFFIYIARRGLVKS from the coding sequence ATGAACCTTATAAATACGAGCTTATGGAGAGCTGCCGGGCTATTTGCTTTCGTCCTAATCCTACTTTGTAGCTTTGTCTCAAGCATACTTTTTGGTGCAACGCAGTATGATTGGCATACCGCATGGTCTTCCGTCTTTCATTATGATGAAAATGTGAGCGACCAAATTATTATTCGCACAACACGAGTGCCAAGAGCTTGTATTGCAGCTGCTATTGGAGCCAGCTTGGCTATCGCAGGTGCGCTGATGCAAACTCTGACACGCAATCCGCTTGCTTCACCAAGTGTACTTGGGGTCAACGCTGGAGCTACCTTTTTCGTTGTGCTTGCTGCAGTCGCCTTCTCTGTTTCATCTATGCAATTACTTATGTGGATATCTTTTCTGGGAGCTGCAATAGGGGCAGTCTTTGTCTATATTTTGGGCTCGCTTGGAAGAGATGGACTGACTCCGTTGAAAATTGTGTTGGCAGGTGCAGCTATGACTGCCCTGTTTTCTTCTTTTACACAAGGCATACTGGTGCTGAACAAACAAGGTCTCAGCACGGTGCTGTTCTGGTTGACAGGTACGATAGCAGGGCGCTCTCCTGAAATGATTATTTCTGTATTTCCTTATATGGCGGTAAGCTGGGTAGCCGCATGGTTCATCGCGAGAGATATGAATCTGCTCATGATGGGAGAGGATACAGCCAAAGGCTTGGGTCAAAAAACGATATGGGTAAAATCGGCTGCAGGCATTATCGTTGTCGTACTGGCGGGTTGCTCGGTGTCTGTTGCCGGTCCGATCGGATTTATCGGCATTGTGATCCCGCATATCTCACGGTTCTTCATTGGTATTGATCATCGTTGGGTGATTCCCTATTGTGCGGTGCTTGGCGCCATACTGCTGATTCTGGCTGATTTAATTGCCAGGTTTATTATGATTCCTGAGGAAATGCCGGTTGGTGTTATGACGGCTATTATAGGTGCCCCGTTCTTTATTTATATTGCTCGGAGGGGGCTGGTTAAATCATGA
- a CDS encoding ABC transporter substrate-binding protein, with protein MRALQMMMVLLLTLAVTACGASTTGGNVSTGSATTSPEAAKPKDQAQSTAAATGEKTIKHAMGTATLKKKPERVVVLFNGMTDIATHLGVKPVGSVESWEEKPWYNYLRANMEGVKSLGEETQPNVEAIIALKPDLIIGTKARHEKIYPQLASIAPTVITDEIFDWKANLKIAADALYKQDEAAKILSDWDKRVAEFKQKAGDKLAKSEVSIVRFEKDGSARFYATGFAGTIFKELGLPRPKAQMVEGKAVVNITTKEQMPQLDGDYIFDITRLNPNDPTVEKSLTDWTSHPLWKNLKGVKAGKYYKVDTITWNLAGGSMAAKAMLDDLYKYFDIK; from the coding sequence ATGAGGGCTTTACAAATGATGATGGTACTGTTATTAACGCTTGCAGTTACTGCTTGCGGAGCATCGACAACAGGCGGAAATGTAAGCACCGGTAGTGCGACAACTTCGCCAGAAGCTGCAAAACCGAAAGATCAAGCTCAATCAACTGCTGCCGCTACTGGAGAGAAAACGATTAAGCATGCTATGGGTACAGCCACTTTGAAGAAAAAGCCGGAAAGGGTTGTCGTTCTATTCAACGGGATGACGGATATTGCTACCCACCTGGGAGTAAAGCCCGTTGGTTCTGTTGAGTCATGGGAAGAAAAGCCTTGGTACAACTATTTACGTGCCAATATGGAAGGTGTAAAAAGTCTTGGAGAAGAAACGCAGCCCAATGTGGAAGCCATTATTGCGTTAAAACCAGACTTGATCATCGGAACCAAAGCGCGTCACGAAAAAATCTATCCCCAACTGGCAAGCATTGCTCCCACGGTCATCACGGATGAGATTTTTGATTGGAAAGCGAACCTGAAGATTGCTGCTGATGCGCTATACAAACAGGATGAAGCAGCGAAAATTTTAAGCGATTGGGATAAACGTGTTGCTGAGTTTAAACAAAAGGCGGGCGATAAGCTGGCTAAATCCGAGGTATCGATTGTCCGGTTTGAGAAAGACGGCAGTGCGCGTTTTTACGCGACAGGGTTTGCCGGAACCATCTTCAAGGAACTTGGGTTACCGCGTCCAAAGGCTCAAATGGTGGAAGGTAAGGCTGTTGTCAATATAACCACCAAAGAACAAATGCCGCAGTTAGATGGGGATTATATTTTCGATATTACCCGGCTTAATCCTAATGATCCTACGGTAGAGAAATCTCTAACAGATTGGACCTCCCACCCGCTCTGGAAAAATTTGAAGGGTGTTAAGGCCGGCAAATATTATAAGGTGGATACGATTACTTGGAACTTAGCCGGAGGCTCCATGGCAGCTAAAGCCATGTTGGATGATCTGTACAAATATTTTGACATTAAATAA
- a CDS encoding AraC family transcriptional regulator, with amino-acid sequence MINATQLADYLDKSVFSITFAGNTILQAGTYQAPYVHNIHSIHYIVRGAGYYVMNNVKYALEAGAVMMFVPETTFEWSVSEAEDVEIYHVRFDYRICYKEKQEWISQSSDSWLAPLRGMLKTVRPAEVRRCFNKVFQLWKAYDPISQYRCNLAFRELWLSLIDNMYDQQYSSDADSAIQFTYRYIADHFQSPLTVEQLAKKAGLSAGYYTRQFKRLTGFAPKDYIIRLRVTKAKELLGRSGLTLTDISKLVGYEDEFYFSRIFKRITGMTPSSYAKQSKKL; translated from the coding sequence TTGATAAACGCGACCCAACTGGCCGATTATCTTGATAAATCCGTGTTCTCGATTACTTTTGCTGGAAATACGATACTCCAGGCCGGTACGTATCAAGCGCCGTACGTTCATAACATTCATTCCATTCACTACATCGTAAGAGGCGCGGGTTACTACGTGATGAACAACGTGAAATATGCTCTGGAAGCGGGAGCCGTCATGATGTTCGTTCCCGAGACGACGTTCGAATGGTCGGTCTCGGAGGCAGAAGACGTTGAAATTTACCATGTCCGATTCGACTACCGAATTTGTTATAAAGAGAAGCAGGAGTGGATTTCACAGTCTTCCGACAGCTGGCTTGCCCCTTTGCGCGGCATGCTTAAGACGGTTCGGCCGGCTGAAGTTCGTAGATGCTTTAATAAGGTGTTTCAACTATGGAAAGCCTACGATCCCATATCGCAATATCGCTGCAATTTGGCGTTTCGGGAGCTATGGCTTTCCTTGATCGACAATATGTACGATCAACAGTACAGCAGTGATGCGGATTCGGCGATTCAGTTCACATACCGGTATATCGCGGACCATTTCCAGTCTCCTTTAACCGTTGAGCAGTTGGCCAAGAAGGCCGGGCTCAGCGCGGGCTATTACACCCGGCAGTTCAAGCGGCTCACCGGATTCGCGCCAAAGGACTATATCATTCGTCTGCGGGTTACTAAAGCGAAGGAACTGCTGGGACGCTCTGGGTTGACATTAACCGATATTTCTAAGCTCGTCGGCTACGAGGACGAATTTTACTTCAGTCGGATTTTCAAGAGGATTACCGGAATGACTCCTTCGTCCTATGCAAAACAATCGAAGAAGCTGTAA
- a CDS encoding phytanoyl-CoA dioxygenase family protein has protein sequence MGKLTIKEKKHYDELGYVVVSNLFSADELSEINEELDGCEEPVQTSGEHEGFTYQLAMLTDKTKQFAHDERILNLIEDIVKPGISIFSSKLLTKLPHSASVCHWHQDDAYYNEVVNSDTRMSIWVPLQDTDELNGCLWIVPGSHKQGQQPYTVKNNGTCRKALDEEQVDLSKAEPVRMKAGSMLLFNSLTWHSSKGNETDQVRRAFIVSYQEATVPIGRGKQHIILRPAN, from the coding sequence GTGGGAAAATTGACGATAAAAGAGAAAAAACATTATGATGAGCTTGGCTATGTGGTCGTTTCGAATCTATTTTCGGCGGACGAACTAAGTGAGATTAACGAAGAACTTGATGGATGCGAAGAGCCAGTCCAAACGTCGGGGGAACACGAAGGATTTACGTACCAGCTGGCGATGTTGACCGACAAGACGAAACAATTCGCTCACGACGAGCGGATCCTGAACTTGATAGAGGACATCGTGAAGCCGGGCATTTCCATCTTTTCCTCAAAGCTGTTGACCAAGCTGCCGCACAGCGCATCTGTCTGTCACTGGCATCAGGACGACGCATACTATAACGAAGTAGTGAACAGCGATACTCGGATGTCGATCTGGGTACCGCTGCAGGATACCGACGAGCTGAACGGTTGCTTATGGATCGTTCCCGGAAGTCATAAGCAAGGGCAGCAGCCATATACCGTCAAAAATAACGGCACTTGTCGGAAGGCGCTGGACGAGGAGCAGGTCGACTTGTCCAAAGCCGAACCGGTGCGAATGAAGGCGGGCTCCATGCTGCTTTTTAACTCGTTGACTTGGCATTCCTCGAAAGGCAACGAAACGGATCAAGTTAGAAGGGCGTTCATCGTTTCGTATCAGGAGGCGACGGTGCCGATCGGGCGGGGGAAGCAGCACATCATTCTGCGTCCTGCGAACTGA
- a CDS encoding HNH endonuclease, translating to MITVFNLDGQKLTPCLLHRAWREVDRARAVWIDEQTIQLLYNPFAFRDYRNAALKRDHYNCLWCGRHATTVDHIVPSSKGGSDLPQNLLASCMECNTKRGNRSAFSYLMEKVLSVPNLIKLCYRIIKAKHNHRQAN from the coding sequence ATGATAACAGTGTTCAATCTGGATGGCCAAAAACTAACCCCATGTTTGCTTCACCGGGCTTGGAGGGAAGTTGATCGAGCCCGTGCCGTCTGGATCGACGAGCAGACAATCCAATTACTTTACAACCCATTTGCATTTCGAGACTATCGAAATGCTGCATTAAAACGGGATCATTACAATTGTTTGTGGTGTGGGCGTCACGCAACGACAGTAGATCATATTGTTCCCTCAAGTAAAGGCGGTTCGGATCTTCCCCAAAACTTACTCGCTTCTTGCATGGAATGCAACACGAAACGAGGAAACCGTTCAGCATTCTCATATCTTATGGAAAAAGTACTTTCCGTGCCGAATCTTATTAAGCTCTGTTACCGCATTATTAAAGCTAAACATAATCATCGTCAAGCGAACTGA
- a CDS encoding DUF4365 domain-containing protein: MTDLPHYSGPTEEIGLMLVNNIVTTQIGWIFREQPKKDFGIDAHIEIVGDSLVTGKLIAAQIKTGQSYLRERTNNGYLYRGKMKHLNYWKNHSLPVILILCDDIEGESYWVQITDDNAIVLENHWAIRVPFTQQLNISSKRKLELIAGNQTDYEKRLHSLVLARPWMEELSKGNSVILESEEWVNKTSGRGSITLKIIDSQTNKETTALNYPMIFLGLVSYEEAFKKLFPWAIISIDEDFYLQYDEDDYSMEEEGWDSEEDRLPLIRPYENPSGEVARYRLKFSLNQTGKAFLLLDDYLKSGIINEEVTTREDNERYFDEEEWDEVDRRIDREDPDRKNY, encoded by the coding sequence TTGACAGATTTACCACACTACAGTGGACCTACTGAAGAAATTGGACTTATGTTAGTTAACAATATTGTAACAACTCAAATCGGATGGATATTCCGTGAACAACCCAAGAAAGACTTTGGAATTGATGCTCACATTGAAATTGTAGGAGATAGCTTAGTAACGGGGAAATTAATAGCAGCACAAATAAAAACAGGTCAAAGCTATTTACGTGAAAGAACGAATAATGGATATTTATATCGTGGGAAAATGAAGCACTTGAATTATTGGAAAAACCATTCGCTACCTGTAATCCTAATATTATGTGATGATATTGAAGGGGAAAGTTATTGGGTACAGATAACTGATGACAATGCAATTGTTTTAGAAAACCACTGGGCAATACGCGTTCCATTTACACAGCAGTTGAATATTTCCTCAAAGAGGAAACTTGAACTGATTGCAGGGAATCAAACCGATTACGAGAAAAGACTTCACTCATTAGTCCTCGCTAGGCCCTGGATGGAAGAATTATCAAAAGGAAACTCTGTTATTCTTGAATCAGAAGAATGGGTAAATAAAACCTCAGGTCGAGGTTCCATAACTTTGAAAATTATAGACTCCCAAACCAATAAAGAAACGACGGCATTAAATTATCCTATGATATTTCTGGGGCTAGTTTCTTATGAGGAAGCCTTCAAGAAGCTATTCCCTTGGGCAATCATTTCTATTGATGAAGATTTTTATTTACAATACGATGAAGATGATTATTCGATGGAAGAGGAAGGTTGGGATAGTGAAGAAGATAGATTGCCGTTAATTAGACCATACGAGAATCCTTCAGGGGAAGTTGCACGGTATAGGTTAAAATTTAGCTTAAACCAGACCGGAAAAGCATTCCTGTTACTTGATGATTATTTAAAAAGTGGAATAATTAATGAGGAAGTTACTACGAGAGAAGATAATGAAAGATATTTTGATGAGGAAGAATGGGATGAGGTGGATAGGAGAATTGATCGGGAAGACCCGGATCGAAAAAACTACTGA
- a CDS encoding ParA family protein, which produces MGKVISVINWKGGVGKTTITHHIAVGLQKLDHSKDLGLDNAPRVLLLDADAQCNLSIACLGDNQFEDLTYKRDTPIPTIKDIFEQYLDNGAFNIENKIILKEKVRSREPNYIFKYIDLVPSHPDLIYTDMFIAQHDSKPKPKIKPNLLQTDVYKFQILDTILESVRDKYDYILIDCPPNLNYITQNALYASDYYLIPTIADKLSSYGIMAVSNAVNNLNNNFVAVSQDYNETKLLGIVLNNIREYRRKPKKSQFNIMQSLQQLFKNDVFSQYLTYGDGIPRASAMAYPVFALEDKLANAKRQSDFLREISIEFVQRCR; this is translated from the coding sequence ATGGGGAAGGTTATTAGTGTTATCAATTGGAAAGGTGGAGTTGGAAAAACAACAATTACCCACCACATTGCAGTTGGTTTGCAAAAATTGGATCACAGTAAAGATTTAGGACTCGATAATGCCCCGAGAGTATTACTTTTAGATGCAGATGCTCAATGTAATCTTTCTATTGCATGCTTAGGTGATAATCAATTTGAAGATTTGACTTATAAAAGAGATACTCCCATTCCCACAATAAAAGATATATTTGAGCAATACTTAGATAACGGTGCATTTAATATTGAGAATAAAATAATTTTAAAAGAAAAGGTTCGGAGTCGTGAGCCTAACTATATTTTTAAGTATATTGATCTGGTGCCGTCCCACCCAGATTTAATTTATACAGATATGTTTATTGCTCAACATGATTCTAAGCCAAAGCCTAAGATAAAGCCCAATTTACTCCAAACTGATGTTTATAAATTTCAAATACTCGATACAATTTTAGAAAGTGTCCGTGATAAGTATGATTATATACTAATAGATTGTCCCCCTAATTTAAACTACATAACTCAAAATGCTCTTTATGCTAGTGACTATTATTTAATTCCAACAATTGCTGATAAATTGTCTTCATATGGTATAATGGCAGTGTCAAACGCAGTTAACAATTTGAATAATAATTTCGTGGCAGTTTCACAAGATTACAATGAAACTAAACTTTTAGGTATTGTATTAAACAACATTCGTGAATATAGAAGAAAGCCTAAAAAGTCACAGTTCAATATTATGCAATCGCTTCAACAACTTTTTAAAAATGATGTTTTTAGCCAATACTTAACTTATGGTGATGGAATCCCCAGAGCATCTGCAATGGCATATCCTGTTTTTGCACTAGAAGATAAGCTCGCCAATGCAAAAAGACAAAGTGATTTCTTGAGGGAAATAAGTATTGAATTTGTACAAAGGTGTAGGTGA
- a CDS encoding ATP-dependent endonuclease: MARKPASEVGEDLSKWFESSQPKLRRMIIRNFRCIGNNPVTIDLDDIVVLVGPNNAGKSSILKAYEIVMNHGSNKCKLAESDFPNGKINTLELPQIELHTIVDGDTTPARRWVQVEEGKAIVMERWTWHAANADPKRQGFDTDKQDWDDQVPWGAPGVAQAKRPQPHLIEAFAQPHEQEKQVLELLNTIIKDRIKGVQSSALKDGEEISDYSKLLQQIADLRKKIFNDSKEEIDSIETELSSIISGIFPGYVIKFDPRAEDDIENDVSLFKNSAKLLMGPGQGYQSAIDKQGSGARRTLLWSALRLLVQNNASKKAGNDRPHVLLLDEPELCLHPNAVREACRVLYDLPRQGSWQVMVTTHSPAFIDLSRNNTTIVRVERSEQGDIFGTTVFRPEKVQLDDDDRERLKLLNLFDPHVAEFFFGGQTIIVEGDTEYTAFKYIMSKASDRYKNIHIVRARGKATIISLCKILNHFGSGYSVLHDTDSPRVENSGKKNPAWPHNANILKVVKQATHPQKIRHLSSLPNFEAAYFGQTIKSGKPYNALTYLMNNNEAFARVEKLLQCLLDSNREFPDGCIVWGDEEELLQLVTSLAEVGVAIEDPSED, encoded by the coding sequence GTGGCAAGAAAGCCAGCATCAGAAGTAGGAGAGGATTTGTCCAAATGGTTTGAATCAAGTCAGCCCAAATTAAGAAGAATGATTATTAGGAATTTCAGGTGTATTGGAAATAATCCAGTGACTATCGATTTGGATGACATAGTGGTTTTGGTTGGTCCAAATAATGCAGGGAAAAGTTCTATTCTCAAAGCATATGAAATTGTAATGAATCATGGATCGAATAAGTGTAAGTTAGCTGAAAGTGATTTTCCGAATGGGAAAATTAATACACTAGAACTACCTCAGATCGAATTACATACAATTGTTGATGGTGACACAACTCCAGCAAGACGATGGGTACAAGTGGAAGAAGGCAAAGCTATTGTCATGGAACGGTGGACTTGGCATGCAGCAAATGCTGACCCCAAGAGACAAGGATTTGACACTGATAAACAAGATTGGGATGATCAAGTACCATGGGGAGCTCCGGGAGTTGCTCAAGCAAAGCGTCCACAACCCCATTTAATTGAAGCTTTTGCTCAACCGCATGAACAGGAAAAGCAGGTTCTTGAATTACTTAATACAATAATTAAAGACCGAATTAAAGGAGTCCAATCCTCTGCACTCAAAGATGGGGAAGAGATATCTGATTATTCAAAGTTACTACAGCAAATAGCTGATTTACGAAAAAAGATTTTTAACGATTCTAAGGAAGAAATAGATTCAATTGAGACCGAGCTATCTTCCATAATATCAGGCATTTTTCCTGGGTATGTGATTAAGTTCGATCCCAGAGCTGAAGATGATATTGAGAATGATGTGTCGCTGTTTAAAAATTCAGCAAAATTGTTGATGGGACCAGGACAGGGATATCAGAGCGCTATCGATAAACAAGGAAGCGGGGCTCGAAGGACTCTGCTATGGTCTGCTTTAAGGCTGTTAGTTCAAAATAACGCGAGTAAAAAGGCAGGAAATGACCGACCACATGTTTTATTATTGGACGAGCCCGAGCTTTGTTTACATCCAAATGCTGTTCGGGAAGCTTGCAGGGTTTTGTATGATTTACCTAGACAAGGAAGTTGGCAAGTGATGGTAACCACTCATTCGCCTGCATTTATTGATTTGTCAAGAAACAATACAACAATTGTGAGGGTCGAAAGATCTGAACAGGGTGATATTTTTGGAACAACCGTTTTCCGTCCGGAGAAAGTTCAACTGGATGATGATGATCGTGAAAGGCTGAAATTATTGAACTTATTCGATCCACATGTTGCTGAGTTCTTTTTTGGTGGACAAACTATAATTGTTGAGGGTGACACCGAGTATACTGCCTTTAAATACATAATGTCCAAAGCATCTGATAGATATAAAAATATACATATCGTAAGGGCAAGAGGAAAGGCGACAATTATTTCTTTGTGTAAAATACTGAATCATTTTGGAAGTGGGTATTCAGTTTTGCATGATACGGATTCGCCTAGGGTTGAGAATAGTGGGAAAAAGAATCCAGCTTGGCCCCACAATGCAAATATACTTAAAGTAGTCAAGCAAGCAACCCATCCCCAGAAGATTCGACATTTATCATCCCTTCCTAATTTTGAAGCCGCTTATTTTGGGCAAACCATAAAATCAGGAAAACCATACAATGCATTGACATATCTAATGAATAACAATGAAGCTTTTGCAAGAGTTGAAAAATTGCTTCAGTGCTTATTAGATTCAAATAGAGAGTTCCCTGATGGATGCATTGTTTGGGGCGATGAGGAAGAATTACTTCAACTTGTGACGTCTTTGGCAGAAGTAGGCGTGGCAATAGAAGATCCTTCCGAGGATTAG
- a CDS encoding DNA cytosine methyltransferase → MLKVASFFSGIGGFDLGLERSGMEVVFQCEWNAFCQKVLRKHWPNVKLMGDINEVTIDDVPAAEVWCGGFPCQDVSLANQGKRKGLEGERSGHFYKYAELIEQGRPQWVLVENVPGLLNSNNGDDFRVVISTLEKLGYGVAWRVLDAKYFGTPQRRRRVYIVASYRSNRASEVLFEQGTIAIASRQGLGQRETTRSRPGASIQTSNLYSIQHAGIGRKASAGPQAKGYRNDGETYTLDSRGSSDAVCQTDDAFGVREAAGFSGGMDGSRFRTLGNAVAVPVINWIGKRIIEVEQSSLPMQNED, encoded by the coding sequence ATGTTAAAAGTAGCTTCATTTTTTAGTGGTATAGGTGGTTTTGATCTTGGCCTCGAAAGATCAGGAATGGAAGTTGTTTTCCAGTGTGAATGGAATGCTTTTTGTCAAAAAGTTCTTCGTAAACACTGGCCAAATGTTAAATTAATGGGTGATATAAATGAAGTTACAATCGACGATGTCCCAGCTGCAGAAGTTTGGTGCGGAGGATTCCCCTGCCAAGATGTATCTCTTGCCAACCAAGGAAAAAGGAAAGGCCTTGAAGGAGAACGAAGTGGACACTTCTATAAGTATGCAGAACTCATTGAACAAGGAAGACCTCAGTGGGTTCTTGTCGAGAATGTTCCCGGACTCCTTAACAGTAACAACGGAGATGATTTCAGAGTCGTTATCAGTACATTGGAAAAACTCGGGTATGGTGTGGCATGGCGAGTATTGGATGCAAAATACTTTGGAACACCCCAAAGACGTCGAAGAGTCTATATTGTCGCAAGTTATCGAAGCAACCGTGCCTCTGAAGTACTTTTTGAACAAGGCACAATTGCAATCGCTTCTAGACAGGGCCTCGGACAGAGGGAAACCACTAGATCCAGACCTGGAGCGAGCATTCAAACTTCAAATCTCTACTCTATCCAACATGCCGGAATTGGAAGAAAAGCTTCAGCAGGACCCCAAGCTAAAGGCTACCGAAATGATGGAGAAACCTATACGCTTGACTCAAGAGGCAGCTCGGACGCTGTTTGTCAGACGGATGATGCCTTCGGAGTACGAGAAGCTGCAGGGTTTTCCGGAGGGATGGACGGAAGTAGATTCCGAACTTTAGGGAATGCTGTTGCCGTACCAGTAATTAATTGGATTGGCAAGCGAATAATTGAAGTAGAACAAAGCTCATTACCAATGCAAAATGAAGATTGA